The following coding sequences are from one Cyanobacteriota bacterium window:
- a CDS encoding Uma2 family endonuclease — MVAELTQTPSLPPLENGDRLSRDEFERRYHAMPQHKKIELIEGRVFMASPVCARKHSKPHAAIITWLGTYWLATPGIELMDNATVRLDENNEPQPDACLRLDESLG, encoded by the coding sequence ATGGTTGCAGAGCTAACCCAGACCCCTTCACTACCACCGTTAGAGAATGGCGATCGCCTCTCCCGTGATGAGTTTGAGCGACGCTACCATGCCATGCCCCAGCACAAAAAAATTGAATTAATTGAAGGTAGGGTATTCATGGCATCTCCCGTTTGCGCTCGCAAACATAGTAAGCCCCATGCAGCCATAATCACATGGCTAGGTACTTACTGGCTAGCCACCCCCGGCATTGAACTGATGGACAATGCCACCGTGCGGTTGGATGAGAATAACGAACCCCAACCCGATGCCTGTCTACGTCTCGATGAATCCCTGGGA